One genomic segment of Ricinus communis isolate WT05 ecotype wild-type chromosome 5, ASM1957865v1, whole genome shotgun sequence includes these proteins:
- the LOC8279645 gene encoding flavin-containing monooxygenase FMO GS-OX-like 4 isoform X1, whose translation MTVSIQSSVIHLNWPQNMPQPSLICRRVAVIGAGAAGLVAARELRKEGHIAVVFEKDDQIGGTWVYTPRIESDLLGINPSRAIIHSSIYESLRTNLPRELMGFMDFPFLSRQSDGRDPRRFPSHREVLLYLQEFAKEFKIEEMVRFNCEVVNMEMVDDNGKWKVKSKNKNKRLESDDNYGDDNGFLEEVYDAVVVCNGHYTEPRIAEIPGINVWPGKQIHSHNYRTPEPFRDQVIVIIGNANSTADLSVEIAGVAKEVHIVSRSVPDETNKRQPGYDNIWLHSMIKGSHEDGTIVFRDGSVILADIILHCTGYKYHFPFLETRGIVTVDDNRLGPLYKHVFPPVLAPWLSFVGIPWKVIPFPQFEFQSKWIAGVLSGRILLPSQEEMMEDVNAFYSTLEASDMPKRYTHNMRKYQHLLYVDSLNLFHTIKDAGGRHCHPKKILRHNQSPLQFEYNNWLAAQCQCPGVEEWRRQMYRLTGENKIIRPNTYRDEWEDDHLILEAYEDFKKYT comes from the exons ATGACAGTCAGTATACAATCCTCTGTTATCCACCTCAACTGGCCACAAAATATGCCACAACCATCTCTCATCTGTCGCCGAGTTGCAGTGATCGGAGCAGGCGCCGCCGGTCTTGTGGCCGCGCGTGAGCTTCGCAAGGAAGGCCACATAGCAGTAGTCTTTGAGAAAGATGACCAAATCGGTGGCACCTGGGTCTACACTCCCCGGATAGAATCCGACCTCCTCGGGATTAACCCGAGCCGAGCCATTATCCACAGCAGCATCTACGAATCCCTGCGCACCAACCTGCCGAGAGAGTTAATGGGCTTCATGGATTTCCCGTTTCTAAGCCGACAGAGTGATGGGAGAGACCCGAGAAGGTTTCCGAGTCATAGAGAAGTGTTATTGTATTTGCAAGAGTTTGCTAAAGAgtttaaaattgaagaaatgGTGAGGTTTAATTGTGAAGTGGTTAATATGGAGATGGTTGACGATAATGGGAAATGGAAAGTGAagtccaaaaataaaaacaagagaCTTGAGAGTGATGATAATTATGGAGATGATAATGGTTTTCTTGAAGAGGTTTATGATGCTGTTGTTGTTTGTAATGGGCATTATACGGAACCTCGTATTGCTGAAATTCctg GCATCAATGTATGGCCTGGAAAGCAAATACACAGCCACAACTATCGTACACCTGAGCCCTTCAGGGATCAG GTTATTGTTATAATAGGCAATGCCAATAGCACTGCTGATTTATCCGTTGAGATTGCTGGAGTTGCCAAGGAGGTACACATTGTATCTAGATCAGTTCCTGATGAAACTAACAAAAGACAGCCCGGATATGATAATATCTGGCTTCATTCTATG ATAAAAGGTTCCCATGAAGATGGTACTATAGTTTTTCGAGATGGCAGTGTTATCCTTGCAGATATAATTCTGCATTGCACagg gTACAAGTATCACTTCCCTTTTCTTGAAACTCGTGGCATTGTGACTGTGGATGACAATCGTCTGGGACCACTGTACAAGCATGTTTTTCCCCCTGTCTTGGCCCCATGGCTTTCATTTGTTGGGATACCATGGAAG GTCATCCCTTTCCCACAATTCGAGTTTCAGAGCAAGTGGATTGCTGGTGTTCTGTCGGGGAGGATTTTGCTTCCATCGCAAGAGGAGATGATGGAAGATGTCAATGCCTTCTACTCAACACTCGAAGCTTCTGATATGCCTAAGCGATATACTcacaacatgagaaaatatcaG CATTTGCTTTATGTAGACAGTTTGAACTTGTTTCATACAATAAAAGATGCTGGAGGCAGGCATTGCCACCCAAAGAAGATACTAAGGCACAACCAATCACCTTTGCAGTTTGAGTACAACAATTGGCTTGCTGCTCAGTGCCAATGTCCAGGCGTTGAAGAATGGAGAAGACAAATGTACCGCTTAACCGGCGAAAACAAGATTATCCGTCCTAATACATACCGCGACGAATGGGAAGATGACCATTTAATCTTGGAAGCTTACGAGGacttcaaaaaatatacctgA
- the LOC8279645 gene encoding flavin-containing monooxygenase FMO GS-OX-like 4 isoform X2, protein MPQPSLICRRVAVIGAGAAGLVAARELRKEGHIAVVFEKDDQIGGTWVYTPRIESDLLGINPSRAIIHSSIYESLRTNLPRELMGFMDFPFLSRQSDGRDPRRFPSHREVLLYLQEFAKEFKIEEMVRFNCEVVNMEMVDDNGKWKVKSKNKNKRLESDDNYGDDNGFLEEVYDAVVVCNGHYTEPRIAEIPGINVWPGKQIHSHNYRTPEPFRDQVIVIIGNANSTADLSVEIAGVAKEVHIVSRSVPDETNKRQPGYDNIWLHSMIKGSHEDGTIVFRDGSVILADIILHCTGYKYHFPFLETRGIVTVDDNRLGPLYKHVFPPVLAPWLSFVGIPWKVIPFPQFEFQSKWIAGVLSGRILLPSQEEMMEDVNAFYSTLEASDMPKRYTHNMRKYQHLLYVDSLNLFHTIKDAGGRHCHPKKILRHNQSPLQFEYNNWLAAQCQCPGVEEWRRQMYRLTGENKIIRPNTYRDEWEDDHLILEAYEDFKKYT, encoded by the exons ATGCCACAACCATCTCTCATCTGTCGCCGAGTTGCAGTGATCGGAGCAGGCGCCGCCGGTCTTGTGGCCGCGCGTGAGCTTCGCAAGGAAGGCCACATAGCAGTAGTCTTTGAGAAAGATGACCAAATCGGTGGCACCTGGGTCTACACTCCCCGGATAGAATCCGACCTCCTCGGGATTAACCCGAGCCGAGCCATTATCCACAGCAGCATCTACGAATCCCTGCGCACCAACCTGCCGAGAGAGTTAATGGGCTTCATGGATTTCCCGTTTCTAAGCCGACAGAGTGATGGGAGAGACCCGAGAAGGTTTCCGAGTCATAGAGAAGTGTTATTGTATTTGCAAGAGTTTGCTAAAGAgtttaaaattgaagaaatgGTGAGGTTTAATTGTGAAGTGGTTAATATGGAGATGGTTGACGATAATGGGAAATGGAAAGTGAagtccaaaaataaaaacaagagaCTTGAGAGTGATGATAATTATGGAGATGATAATGGTTTTCTTGAAGAGGTTTATGATGCTGTTGTTGTTTGTAATGGGCATTATACGGAACCTCGTATTGCTGAAATTCctg GCATCAATGTATGGCCTGGAAAGCAAATACACAGCCACAACTATCGTACACCTGAGCCCTTCAGGGATCAG GTTATTGTTATAATAGGCAATGCCAATAGCACTGCTGATTTATCCGTTGAGATTGCTGGAGTTGCCAAGGAGGTACACATTGTATCTAGATCAGTTCCTGATGAAACTAACAAAAGACAGCCCGGATATGATAATATCTGGCTTCATTCTATG ATAAAAGGTTCCCATGAAGATGGTACTATAGTTTTTCGAGATGGCAGTGTTATCCTTGCAGATATAATTCTGCATTGCACagg gTACAAGTATCACTTCCCTTTTCTTGAAACTCGTGGCATTGTGACTGTGGATGACAATCGTCTGGGACCACTGTACAAGCATGTTTTTCCCCCTGTCTTGGCCCCATGGCTTTCATTTGTTGGGATACCATGGAAG GTCATCCCTTTCCCACAATTCGAGTTTCAGAGCAAGTGGATTGCTGGTGTTCTGTCGGGGAGGATTTTGCTTCCATCGCAAGAGGAGATGATGGAAGATGTCAATGCCTTCTACTCAACACTCGAAGCTTCTGATATGCCTAAGCGATATACTcacaacatgagaaaatatcaG CATTTGCTTTATGTAGACAGTTTGAACTTGTTTCATACAATAAAAGATGCTGGAGGCAGGCATTGCCACCCAAAGAAGATACTAAGGCACAACCAATCACCTTTGCAGTTTGAGTACAACAATTGGCTTGCTGCTCAGTGCCAATGTCCAGGCGTTGAAGAATGGAGAAGACAAATGTACCGCTTAACCGGCGAAAACAAGATTATCCGTCCTAATACATACCGCGACGAATGGGAAGATGACCATTTAATCTTGGAAGCTTACGAGGacttcaaaaaatatacctgA
- the LOC8279645 gene encoding flavin-containing monooxygenase FMO GS-OX-like 4 isoform X3, protein MTVSIQSSVIHLNWPQNMPQPSLICRRVAVIGAGAAGLVAARELRKEGHIAVVFEKDDQIGGTWVYTPRIESDLLGINPSRAIIHSSIYESLRTNLPRELMGFMDFPFLSRQSDGRDPRRFPSHREVLLYLQEFAKEFKIEEMVRFNCEVVNMEMVDDNGKWKVKSKNKNKRLESDDNYGDDNGFLEEVYDAVVVCNGHYTEPRIAEIPGINVWPGKQIHSHNYRTPEPFRDQVIVIIGNANSTADLSVEIAGVAKEVHIVSRSVPDETNKRQPGYDNIWLHSMIKGSHEDGTIVFRDGSVILADIILHCTGYKYHFPFLETRGIVTVDDNRLGPLYKHVFPPVLAPWLSFVGIPWKVIPFPQFEFQSKWIAGVLSGRILLPSQEEMMEDVNAFYSTLEASDMPKRYTHNMRKYQFEYNNWLAAQCQCPGVEEWRRQMYRLTGENKIIRPNTYRDEWEDDHLILEAYEDFKKYT, encoded by the exons ATGACAGTCAGTATACAATCCTCTGTTATCCACCTCAACTGGCCACAAAATATGCCACAACCATCTCTCATCTGTCGCCGAGTTGCAGTGATCGGAGCAGGCGCCGCCGGTCTTGTGGCCGCGCGTGAGCTTCGCAAGGAAGGCCACATAGCAGTAGTCTTTGAGAAAGATGACCAAATCGGTGGCACCTGGGTCTACACTCCCCGGATAGAATCCGACCTCCTCGGGATTAACCCGAGCCGAGCCATTATCCACAGCAGCATCTACGAATCCCTGCGCACCAACCTGCCGAGAGAGTTAATGGGCTTCATGGATTTCCCGTTTCTAAGCCGACAGAGTGATGGGAGAGACCCGAGAAGGTTTCCGAGTCATAGAGAAGTGTTATTGTATTTGCAAGAGTTTGCTAAAGAgtttaaaattgaagaaatgGTGAGGTTTAATTGTGAAGTGGTTAATATGGAGATGGTTGACGATAATGGGAAATGGAAAGTGAagtccaaaaataaaaacaagagaCTTGAGAGTGATGATAATTATGGAGATGATAATGGTTTTCTTGAAGAGGTTTATGATGCTGTTGTTGTTTGTAATGGGCATTATACGGAACCTCGTATTGCTGAAATTCctg GCATCAATGTATGGCCTGGAAAGCAAATACACAGCCACAACTATCGTACACCTGAGCCCTTCAGGGATCAG GTTATTGTTATAATAGGCAATGCCAATAGCACTGCTGATTTATCCGTTGAGATTGCTGGAGTTGCCAAGGAGGTACACATTGTATCTAGATCAGTTCCTGATGAAACTAACAAAAGACAGCCCGGATATGATAATATCTGGCTTCATTCTATG ATAAAAGGTTCCCATGAAGATGGTACTATAGTTTTTCGAGATGGCAGTGTTATCCTTGCAGATATAATTCTGCATTGCACagg gTACAAGTATCACTTCCCTTTTCTTGAAACTCGTGGCATTGTGACTGTGGATGACAATCGTCTGGGACCACTGTACAAGCATGTTTTTCCCCCTGTCTTGGCCCCATGGCTTTCATTTGTTGGGATACCATGGAAG GTCATCCCTTTCCCACAATTCGAGTTTCAGAGCAAGTGGATTGCTGGTGTTCTGTCGGGGAGGATTTTGCTTCCATCGCAAGAGGAGATGATGGAAGATGTCAATGCCTTCTACTCAACACTCGAAGCTTCTGATATGCCTAAGCGATATACTcacaacatgagaaaatatcaG TTTGAGTACAACAATTGGCTTGCTGCTCAGTGCCAATGTCCAGGCGTTGAAGAATGGAGAAGACAAATGTACCGCTTAACCGGCGAAAACAAGATTATCCGTCCTAATACATACCGCGACGAATGGGAAGATGACCATTTAATCTTGGAAGCTTACGAGGacttcaaaaaatatacctgA
- the LOC8279645 gene encoding flavin-containing monooxygenase FMO GS-OX-like 3 isoform X4 has product MTVSIQSSVIHLNWPQNMPQPSLICRRVAVIGAGAAGLVAARELRKEGHIAVVFEKDDQIGGTWVYTPRIESDLLGINPSRAIIHSSIYESLRTNLPRELMGFMDFPFLSRQSDGRDPRRFPSHREVLLYLQEFAKEFKIEEMVRFNCEVVNMEMVDDNGKWKVKSKNKNKRLESDDNYGDDNGFLEEVYDAVVVCNGHYTEPRIAEIPGINVWPGKQIHSHNYRTPEPFRDQVIVIIGNANSTADLSVEIAGVAKEVHIVSRSVPDETNKRQPGYDNIWLHSMIKGSHEDGTIVFRDGSVILADIILHCTGYKYHFPFLETRGIVTVDDNRLGPLYKHVFPPVLAPWLSFVGIPWKVIPFPQFEFQSKWIAGVLSGRILLPSQEEMMEDVNAFYSTLEASDMPKRYTHNMRKYQFELVSYNKRCWRQALPPKEDTKAQPITFAV; this is encoded by the exons ATGACAGTCAGTATACAATCCTCTGTTATCCACCTCAACTGGCCACAAAATATGCCACAACCATCTCTCATCTGTCGCCGAGTTGCAGTGATCGGAGCAGGCGCCGCCGGTCTTGTGGCCGCGCGTGAGCTTCGCAAGGAAGGCCACATAGCAGTAGTCTTTGAGAAAGATGACCAAATCGGTGGCACCTGGGTCTACACTCCCCGGATAGAATCCGACCTCCTCGGGATTAACCCGAGCCGAGCCATTATCCACAGCAGCATCTACGAATCCCTGCGCACCAACCTGCCGAGAGAGTTAATGGGCTTCATGGATTTCCCGTTTCTAAGCCGACAGAGTGATGGGAGAGACCCGAGAAGGTTTCCGAGTCATAGAGAAGTGTTATTGTATTTGCAAGAGTTTGCTAAAGAgtttaaaattgaagaaatgGTGAGGTTTAATTGTGAAGTGGTTAATATGGAGATGGTTGACGATAATGGGAAATGGAAAGTGAagtccaaaaataaaaacaagagaCTTGAGAGTGATGATAATTATGGAGATGATAATGGTTTTCTTGAAGAGGTTTATGATGCTGTTGTTGTTTGTAATGGGCATTATACGGAACCTCGTATTGCTGAAATTCctg GCATCAATGTATGGCCTGGAAAGCAAATACACAGCCACAACTATCGTACACCTGAGCCCTTCAGGGATCAG GTTATTGTTATAATAGGCAATGCCAATAGCACTGCTGATTTATCCGTTGAGATTGCTGGAGTTGCCAAGGAGGTACACATTGTATCTAGATCAGTTCCTGATGAAACTAACAAAAGACAGCCCGGATATGATAATATCTGGCTTCATTCTATG ATAAAAGGTTCCCATGAAGATGGTACTATAGTTTTTCGAGATGGCAGTGTTATCCTTGCAGATATAATTCTGCATTGCACagg gTACAAGTATCACTTCCCTTTTCTTGAAACTCGTGGCATTGTGACTGTGGATGACAATCGTCTGGGACCACTGTACAAGCATGTTTTTCCCCCTGTCTTGGCCCCATGGCTTTCATTTGTTGGGATACCATGGAAG GTCATCCCTTTCCCACAATTCGAGTTTCAGAGCAAGTGGATTGCTGGTGTTCTGTCGGGGAGGATTTTGCTTCCATCGCAAGAGGAGATGATGGAAGATGTCAATGCCTTCTACTCAACACTCGAAGCTTCTGATATGCCTAAGCGATATACTcacaacatgagaaaatatcaG TTTGAACTTGTTTCATACAATAAAAGATGCTGGAGGCAGGCATTGCCACCCAAAGAAGATACTAAGGCACAACCAATCACCTTTGCAGTTTGA
- the LOC8279645 gene encoding flavin-containing monooxygenase FMO GS-OX-like 3 isoform X6 — translation MTVSIQSSVIHLNWPQNMPQPSLICRRVAVIGAGAAGLVAARELRKEGHIAVVFEKDDQIGGTWVYTPRIESDLLGINPSRAIIHSSIYESLRTNLPRELMGFMDFPFLSRQSDGRDPRRFPSHREVLLYLQEFAKEFKIEEMVRFNCEVVNMEMVDDNGKWKVKSKNKNKRLESDDNYGDDNGFLEEVYDAVVVCNGHYTEPRIAEIPGINVWPGKQIHSHNYRTPEPFRDQVIVIIGNANSTADLSVEIAGVAKEVHIVSRSVPDETNKRQPGYDNIWLHSMIKGSHEDGTIVFRDGSVILADIILHCTGYKYHFPFLETRGIVTVDDNRLGPLYKHVFPPVLAPWLSFVGIPWKVIPFPQFEFQSKWIAGVLSGRILLPSQEEMMEDVNAFYSTLEASDMPKRYTHNMRKYQTV, via the exons ATGACAGTCAGTATACAATCCTCTGTTATCCACCTCAACTGGCCACAAAATATGCCACAACCATCTCTCATCTGTCGCCGAGTTGCAGTGATCGGAGCAGGCGCCGCCGGTCTTGTGGCCGCGCGTGAGCTTCGCAAGGAAGGCCACATAGCAGTAGTCTTTGAGAAAGATGACCAAATCGGTGGCACCTGGGTCTACACTCCCCGGATAGAATCCGACCTCCTCGGGATTAACCCGAGCCGAGCCATTATCCACAGCAGCATCTACGAATCCCTGCGCACCAACCTGCCGAGAGAGTTAATGGGCTTCATGGATTTCCCGTTTCTAAGCCGACAGAGTGATGGGAGAGACCCGAGAAGGTTTCCGAGTCATAGAGAAGTGTTATTGTATTTGCAAGAGTTTGCTAAAGAgtttaaaattgaagaaatgGTGAGGTTTAATTGTGAAGTGGTTAATATGGAGATGGTTGACGATAATGGGAAATGGAAAGTGAagtccaaaaataaaaacaagagaCTTGAGAGTGATGATAATTATGGAGATGATAATGGTTTTCTTGAAGAGGTTTATGATGCTGTTGTTGTTTGTAATGGGCATTATACGGAACCTCGTATTGCTGAAATTCctg GCATCAATGTATGGCCTGGAAAGCAAATACACAGCCACAACTATCGTACACCTGAGCCCTTCAGGGATCAG GTTATTGTTATAATAGGCAATGCCAATAGCACTGCTGATTTATCCGTTGAGATTGCTGGAGTTGCCAAGGAGGTACACATTGTATCTAGATCAGTTCCTGATGAAACTAACAAAAGACAGCCCGGATATGATAATATCTGGCTTCATTCTATG ATAAAAGGTTCCCATGAAGATGGTACTATAGTTTTTCGAGATGGCAGTGTTATCCTTGCAGATATAATTCTGCATTGCACagg gTACAAGTATCACTTCCCTTTTCTTGAAACTCGTGGCATTGTGACTGTGGATGACAATCGTCTGGGACCACTGTACAAGCATGTTTTTCCCCCTGTCTTGGCCCCATGGCTTTCATTTGTTGGGATACCATGGAAG GTCATCCCTTTCCCACAATTCGAGTTTCAGAGCAAGTGGATTGCTGGTGTTCTGTCGGGGAGGATTTTGCTTCCATCGCAAGAGGAGATGATGGAAGATGTCAATGCCTTCTACTCAACACTCGAAGCTTCTGATATGCCTAAGCGATATACTcacaacatgagaaaatatcaG ACAGTTTGA
- the LOC8279645 gene encoding flavin-containing monooxygenase FMO GS-OX-like 3 isoform X5 — protein sequence MTVSIQSSVIHLNWPQNMPQPSLICRRVAVIGAGAAGLVAARELRKEGHIAVVFEKDDQIGGTWVYTPRIESDLLGINPSRAIIHSSIYESLRTNLPRELMGFMDFPFLSRQSDGRDPRRFPSHREVLLYLQEFAKEFKIEEMVRFNCEVVNMEMVDDNGKWKVKSKNKNKRLESDDNYGDDNGFLEEVYDAVVVCNGHYTEPRIAEIPGINVWPGKQIHSHNYRTPEPFRDQVIVIIGNANSTADLSVEIAGVAKEVHIVSRSVPDETNKRQPGYDNIWLHSMIKGSHEDGTIVFRDGSVILADIILHCTGYKYHFPFLETRGIVTVDDNRLGPLYKHVFPPVLAPWLSFVGIPWKVIPFPQFEFQSKWIAGVLSGRILLPSQEEMMEDVNAFYSTLEASDMPKRYTHNMRKYQASDMSLLVEACPFQL from the exons ATGACAGTCAGTATACAATCCTCTGTTATCCACCTCAACTGGCCACAAAATATGCCACAACCATCTCTCATCTGTCGCCGAGTTGCAGTGATCGGAGCAGGCGCCGCCGGTCTTGTGGCCGCGCGTGAGCTTCGCAAGGAAGGCCACATAGCAGTAGTCTTTGAGAAAGATGACCAAATCGGTGGCACCTGGGTCTACACTCCCCGGATAGAATCCGACCTCCTCGGGATTAACCCGAGCCGAGCCATTATCCACAGCAGCATCTACGAATCCCTGCGCACCAACCTGCCGAGAGAGTTAATGGGCTTCATGGATTTCCCGTTTCTAAGCCGACAGAGTGATGGGAGAGACCCGAGAAGGTTTCCGAGTCATAGAGAAGTGTTATTGTATTTGCAAGAGTTTGCTAAAGAgtttaaaattgaagaaatgGTGAGGTTTAATTGTGAAGTGGTTAATATGGAGATGGTTGACGATAATGGGAAATGGAAAGTGAagtccaaaaataaaaacaagagaCTTGAGAGTGATGATAATTATGGAGATGATAATGGTTTTCTTGAAGAGGTTTATGATGCTGTTGTTGTTTGTAATGGGCATTATACGGAACCTCGTATTGCTGAAATTCctg GCATCAATGTATGGCCTGGAAAGCAAATACACAGCCACAACTATCGTACACCTGAGCCCTTCAGGGATCAG GTTATTGTTATAATAGGCAATGCCAATAGCACTGCTGATTTATCCGTTGAGATTGCTGGAGTTGCCAAGGAGGTACACATTGTATCTAGATCAGTTCCTGATGAAACTAACAAAAGACAGCCCGGATATGATAATATCTGGCTTCATTCTATG ATAAAAGGTTCCCATGAAGATGGTACTATAGTTTTTCGAGATGGCAGTGTTATCCTTGCAGATATAATTCTGCATTGCACagg gTACAAGTATCACTTCCCTTTTCTTGAAACTCGTGGCATTGTGACTGTGGATGACAATCGTCTGGGACCACTGTACAAGCATGTTTTTCCCCCTGTCTTGGCCCCATGGCTTTCATTTGTTGGGATACCATGGAAG GTCATCCCTTTCCCACAATTCGAGTTTCAGAGCAAGTGGATTGCTGGTGTTCTGTCGGGGAGGATTTTGCTTCCATCGCAAGAGGAGATGATGGAAGATGTCAATGCCTTCTACTCAACACTCGAAGCTTCTGATATGCCTAAGCGATATACTcacaacatgagaaaatatcaG GCATCTGACATGTCTCTTCTGGTTGAAGCCTGCCCATTTCAGTTATAg
- the LOC8279644 gene encoding flavin-containing monooxygenase FMO GS-OX-like 3, with protein MGFKDYPFIPKNDGMRDPRRYPCHGEVLLYLQDFAKEFEIEEMVRFGTEVVYVGLVEDSNKWKVRFKEKRLDSDFDFSDEAYDAVIVCNGHFTEPRIADIPGISSWPEEQMHCHNYRVPEPFKDRVVILIGCATSATDLSREIAGVAKEVHVASRSVADETYEDQPGYDNIWLHSMIESVHEDGSAVFRSGRVVRADIILHCTGYKYHFPFLETKGIVTVDDNRVGPLHKHVFPPVLAPGLSFVGIPSKVITFQMFGYQSKWIAGVLSGRIELPSVEEMMDDIEAFYLSLEASNTPKRHTHDMPYSQFEYYNWLASECGSQELEEWIKQLFLENFRNPLLRPDTYRDEWEDDHLILEAMQDFTKYTSNNLIDKV; from the exons ATGGGTTTCAAGGACTACCCGTTTATACCCAAAAATGATGGAATGAGAGACCCGAGAAGGTATCCCTGTCATGGAGAGGTGTTACTGTACTTGCAAGATTTTGCAAAGGAGTTTGAGATTGAGGAGATGGTGAGGTTTGGCACTGAAGTGGTTTATGTTGGGTTAGTTGAGGACAGTAATAAGTGGAAAGTGAGGTTTAAAGAGAAAAGGCTTGATTCTGATTTTGATTTTAGTGATGAGGCTTATGACGCCGTTATTGTTTGCAACGGTCATTTCACTGAACCTCGTATTGCTGATATACCGg GCATAAGTTCTTGGCCAGAGGAGCAAATGCATTGCCACAATTACCGGGTTCCTGAGCCTTTCAAAGATCGA GTAGTGATTTTGATTGGGTGTGCTACAAGTGCTACGGATTTATCCAGGGAAATTGCTGGGGTTGCTAAAGAGGTTCATGTTGCCTCAAGATCAGTTGCAGATGAAACATATGAAGACCAGCCTGGATATGATAATATATGGCTCCACTCTATG ATAGAATCTGTTCATGAAGATGGTTCGGCGGTATTCCGCAGTGGGAGAGTTGTCCGTGCTGATATCATTCTACATTGCACCGg GTACAAGTATCACTTCCCTTTTCTTGAAACCAAGGGCATTGTGACTGTGGATGATAATCGTGTTGGGCCGTTACACAAACATGTTTTCCCACCGGTTTTGGCCCCAGGGCTTTCTTTTGTGGGGATACCATCTAAG GTTATTACTTTCCAAATGTTTGGATACCAGAGCAAATGGATTGCTGGTGTGTTATCAGGTAGGATTGAACTACCATCAGTAGAGGAGATGATGGATGATATTGAAGCTTTCTACCTGTCACTTGAAGCTTCAAATACTCCGAAAAGACACACTCATGACATGCCTTATTCTCAG TTTGAGTACTACAACTGGCTTGCGTCTGAGTGCGGAAGCCAGGAGTTGGAAGAATGGATAAAGCAATTGTTCCTTGAGAATTTCAGGAACCCACTTCTCCGACCAGATACATATCGTGATGAGTGGGAAGATGATCACTTGATCCTAGAAGCCATGCAAGACTTCACCAAATACACTTCAAATAATCTAATTGATAAAGTTTAA